The following are encoded in a window of Flavobacterium cupriresistens genomic DNA:
- a CDS encoding SGNH/GDSL hydrolase family protein, which yields MIKNFKWLLLVSITFMACNSDDDTAAVVNSSDGQPLTSGTANFSKYVALGDSFAAGFSDNALFKAGQTNAYPNILAQQFALVGGGVFSTPFMADNLGGFSSGGAQVPSLGVRLYLDVATSTPVPVSGISGTDISTHLTGAFSNMGIPGAKATHLAFAGYATANPYFGRIASSPTATVLADALAQNPTFFSLWIGGNDVLGYATTGGDGSNPITAPATFDAVYKNLATELSKNGKKGVVANLPYINTLPHFTTVPYNPLTISVLGNGNAAVGTATINALNAQLYGPLNKVLKGLGAEGRIALLSVTDPNPLLIKDESLVNLGAQLTAAFTPIVGAQTAAFYGAVFGQARQATVTDLVLLTTRSAIGTAPTATNSGIGMAPPAPLDKFGITYPLQDKFVLIPTEIDEIKVATDAYNITIEAAAKANDLAFVDAKKVMTQLSSGGGIVADGYTMTSTFVTGGTFSLDGVHPSPRGYALIANKFIEEINLKYGSNLKGVNLGKYQILYPKVIQ from the coding sequence ATGATAAAAAATTTCAAATGGCTTTTATTGGTTTCGATTACCTTTATGGCCTGTAATAGCGATGATGATACTGCGGCTGTAGTAAACTCATCTGATGGACAGCCCTTGACCTCGGGGACAGCTAATTTTTCGAAATACGTAGCTTTAGGAGATTCTTTTGCGGCTGGTTTTTCAGATAATGCTTTGTTTAAAGCAGGTCAGACAAATGCCTATCCAAATATACTGGCACAGCAATTTGCATTAGTAGGAGGAGGTGTTTTCTCAACTCCTTTTATGGCGGACAATCTTGGAGGGTTTTCTTCGGGAGGTGCTCAGGTGCCGTCACTTGGTGTTAGATTGTATTTGGATGTAGCAACAAGTACGCCTGTTCCGGTAAGTGGTATTTCGGGTACAGATATTAGTACACATTTGACCGGAGCTTTTAGTAATATGGGTATTCCGGGTGCAAAAGCAACGCATTTAGCGTTTGCCGGATATGCTACTGCCAATCCTTATTTCGGTAGAATAGCGTCTTCGCCTACCGCAACTGTTTTGGCAGATGCTTTGGCTCAAAATCCTACTTTTTTCTCTTTGTGGATTGGTGGTAATGATGTTTTGGGATATGCTACAACTGGTGGAGACGGATCAAACCCGATTACTGCTCCTGCTACTTTTGATGCAGTTTACAAAAATCTGGCAACAGAATTATCTAAAAACGGGAAGAAAGGAGTTGTGGCAAACTTGCCATATATCAATACACTGCCGCATTTTACAACAGTTCCTTATAATCCATTAACAATTTCGGTTTTGGGTAATGGGAATGCTGCTGTTGGAACGGCTACTATTAATGCGCTTAATGCACAATTGTACGGACCTTTGAATAAAGTATTAAAGGGATTGGGAGCTGAGGGCAGGATTGCATTGTTGTCTGTAACAGATCCGAATCCGTTGTTGATAAAAGATGAATCTCTGGTTAATTTGGGAGCACAGCTTACGGCTGCTTTTACGCCTATTGTAGGTGCGCAAACCGCAGCTTTTTATGGTGCTGTTTTTGGTCAGGCACGTCAGGCTACAGTAACAGATTTAGTGCTTTTAACCACAAGATCGGCTATCGGGACAGCTCCGACTGCTACTAATTCAGGAATTGGAATGGCGCCACCGGCTCCATTAGACAAGTTTGGAATTACTTATCCGTTACAGGACAAGTTTGTCCTTATTCCAACCGAAATAGATGAAATCAAAGTGGCGACAGATGCTTATAATATAACTATTGAAGCTGCCGCAAAAGCTAACGACTTAGCATTTGTTGATGCAAAGAAAGTGATGACACAGTTGTCATCTGGTGGTGGAATTGTTGCAGATGGCTACACCATGACATCGACGTTTGTAACCGGAGGAACCTTTTCTTTAGATGGTGTGCATCCGTCACCAAGAGGGTATGCATTGATTGCAAATAAATTTATAGAGGAGATCAATCTTAAGTACGGATCAAACTTAAAAGGAGTTAATTTAGGAAAGTATCAGATACTATATCCTAAAGTAATACAATAA
- a CDS encoding DUF3667 domain-containing protein, producing MKIICKNCETENYPDFNYCPECSQRVNLHRISPHEIFHEAIHYFLHADKGIFQLIMSLTLKSGTVAKEYINGKRKKYFPPLNFFLLVAAIFVFISNIPKETPPIDIPKENQELSAISNPVQKEKIIHLYERKEKMFHFIKKYSNLMAMMALPLLAFFFWLFYKKENYNYTEHLVAGMYMLGFCILVNTLLILPISLLFHLSTNYQALFFLLFQLFYFTLFYYRFLNKDTKLQLTKTFAVSALGIISWSIISGLTVHTYISSGFWGIIQ from the coding sequence ATGAAGATTATTTGCAAAAACTGTGAAACAGAAAATTATCCGGATTTTAATTATTGCCCTGAGTGCAGTCAAAGAGTAAATTTGCATCGTATAAGTCCGCACGAGATTTTTCATGAAGCTATTCATTATTTTTTACATGCAGACAAAGGGATTTTTCAACTTATTATGTCTTTGACATTAAAAAGCGGAACTGTAGCTAAGGAATATATCAATGGCAAAAGAAAGAAGTACTTTCCCCCACTTAATTTTTTCTTATTGGTTGCCGCTATCTTTGTTTTCATTTCCAACATTCCAAAAGAGACACCTCCTATTGATATCCCAAAAGAAAATCAGGAGCTTAGCGCTATTTCAAATCCTGTTCAAAAAGAGAAAATCATACATCTTTACGAACGAAAAGAAAAAATGTTTCATTTCATAAAAAAATATTCCAATCTAATGGCGATGATGGCGCTGCCGCTACTTGCCTTTTTTTTCTGGCTGTTTTACAAAAAAGAAAACTACAACTATACGGAGCATCTTGTAGCAGGTATGTACATGTTGGGCTTTTGTATACTCGTCAATACGCTTTTAATTTTACCCATATCTTTATTATTCCACTTATCGACTAATTATCAAGCTTTGTTTTTTCTACTGTTTCAGCTCTTTTATTTTACACTCTTTTATTATAGGTTTTTAAATAAAGACACCAAACTTCAACTTACAAAAACCTTTGCAGTAAGTGCTTTGGGCATCATATCCTGGTCAATTATATCAGGACTTACTGTACATACTTATATTTCGAGTGGTTTTTGGGGAATAATACAATAA
- the atpD gene encoding F0F1 ATP synthase subunit beta has translation MSKVIGKVAQIIGPVVDVVFNGKDVELPKIYDSLEITKKDGTLLVLEVQSHIGENTVRTISMDSTDGLSRGYEVVGTGNPIQMPIGPDVYGRLFNVIGDAIDGLGNLPKTGENGLSIHRQAPKFEDLSTSSEVLFTGIKVIDLIEPYAKGGKIGLFGGAGVGKTVLIQELINNIAKGHGGLSVFAGVGERTREGNDLLREMLESGIIKYGDDFMHSMENGGWDLSKVDMPGMRESKATFVFGQMNEPPGARARVALSGLSIAEYFRDGAGTDQGKDVLFFVDNIFRFTQAGSEVSALLGRMPSAVGYQPTLATEMGAMQERITSTNKGSITSVQAVYVPADDLTDPAPATTFAHLDATTVLSRKIAELGIYPAVDPLDSTSRILTPQILGNEHYDCAQRVKEILQKYKQLQDIIAILGMEELSEEDKLSVSRARRVQRFLSQPFHVAEQFTGIPGVLVDIKDTIKGFNMIIDGELDHLPEAAFNLKGSIQDAIEAGEKMLAEA, from the coding sequence ATGTCAAAAGTAATAGGAAAAGTTGCTCAAATCATTGGACCAGTAGTTGACGTAGTTTTCAACGGAAAGGATGTTGAACTTCCAAAAATTTATGATTCATTAGAAATCACAAAAAAAGACGGAACATTATTAGTTCTAGAAGTACAATCTCATATTGGAGAAAACACTGTTCGTACCATTTCTATGGACTCAACTGACGGTTTGAGTAGAGGATATGAAGTAGTTGGAACAGGAAATCCAATCCAAATGCCAATCGGTCCAGACGTATATGGTAGATTATTCAATGTAATTGGAGATGCAATTGATGGTTTAGGAAACTTGCCAAAAACAGGAGAAAACGGTTTGTCTATTCACAGACAAGCTCCAAAATTTGAAGATTTATCAACTTCATCAGAAGTTTTATTCACAGGTATTAAAGTAATCGATTTGATCGAGCCTTATGCAAAAGGAGGTAAAATTGGATTGTTTGGTGGTGCAGGTGTTGGTAAAACAGTATTGATCCAGGAGTTGATTAACAATATCGCAAAAGGTCACGGTGGACTTTCTGTATTCGCAGGAGTAGGAGAAAGAACACGTGAAGGAAATGACTTACTTCGTGAGATGTTAGAGTCAGGTATTATTAAATACGGTGATGATTTCATGCACTCTATGGAAAATGGAGGATGGGATTTATCTAAAGTAGATATGCCAGGAATGAGAGAGTCTAAAGCTACTTTCGTTTTCGGACAAATGAATGAGCCGCCTGGAGCTCGTGCTCGTGTAGCACTTTCAGGATTATCTATTGCGGAGTATTTCCGTGATGGAGCCGGAACTGATCAAGGTAAAGACGTATTGTTTTTCGTTGATAACATCTTCCGTTTTACACAGGCAGGTTCTGAGGTATCAGCACTTTTAGGACGTATGCCTTCTGCAGTAGGATACCAACCAACTTTGGCAACAGAGATGGGAGCTATGCAAGAGCGTATTACTTCTACAAATAAAGGATCTATTACATCTGTACAGGCGGTTTACGTTCCTGCGGATGATTTAACTGACCCGGCACCGGCTACAACTTTTGCTCACTTAGATGCTACAACAGTATTGTCTCGTAAAATTGCTGAGTTAGGTATTTATCCTGCGGTTGACCCGTTAGATTCTACTTCAAGAATTTTGACTCCTCAAATTTTAGGAAATGAGCACTACGATTGTGCACAAAGAGTAAAAGAGATCCTTCAAAAATACAAGCAATTGCAAGATATTATCGCGATTCTAGGTATGGAAGAGTTATCTGAAGAAGATAAATTATCTGTATCAAGAGCACGTCGTGTACAACGTTTCTTATCTCAACCTTTCCACGTAGCGGAGCAATTTACAGGTATTCCTGGAGTTTTGGTTGATATTAAAGATACTATCAAAGGATTCAACATGATCATCGACGGTGAATTAGATCACCTTCCGGAAGCAGCTTTCAACTTGAAAGGTTCTATCCAGGATGCAATCGAAGCTGGAGAGAAAATGTTGGCTGAAGCATAA
- a CDS encoding TonB-dependent receptor domain-containing protein: protein MRVYLLIMLFFSGISFAQNSITGSVTDANRQAIPGANIVVVGSSTGASTDFDGTFKLNVSTKPPFTIKVTAVGFEAKTINVTSLNQKIEVMLKEEETKLNEIVVSASRTPERVLESPVTIERMGIQDIKKTASPSFYDGLENLKEVQMNTSSMSFKSINTRGFATVANTRFMQLVDGMDNSSPLLNFVLGNLIGVSEIDVQSVELLPGASSALYGANAFNGILFMNSKSPFNYQGVSAYFKYGMTSQDAAGVNNYYDFGVRFSHAFNKYFAAKANFTYMEATDWYATNYNDKTIAGIDRSNINYDGINVYGDEVSTNIKGVGQSLAALGLLPAAAVNLLPNTNVSRTGYNEIDLTNNKAGNTKIDFSLHGRPFGDDRLEIIWQSKFGTGNAVYQGANRYYLNDFFMQQHKIEFKGRNFFLRGYTTSEDGGHSYDMVFTGINVNRKWKDDKTWFGQYAGAYAQATLGGMTPENAHAAARATADTGRFLPGTSAFKNAFNQVIADESVLTGSKLVDNSRIYHSDLNYNFKDLIKVVEIQVGGSYRLYELNSHGRIYTDADGPINYSEYGAYTQVMKKFLDERLKFTGSIRYDKSKNFDGNLSPRVSLVYSGGEKKNHNFRGSFQTGFRNPSTQDQYIGFNVGNAVLLGSAPDNLLRFTETLSVSTTQGQIYAGGPTAIMNGENAYGNSYTASSVNAFSALAGSNPGGALGLLRKTNVDYVKPEEVKAFELGYRSFINDVSIDLNAYYNIYNHFIGNLNVVAPYYGTAQDSPTASGGVPNPEFLKSIHALQNGNYRAYQLYTNTDVEIKSFGFGVGLSKKIIADYELGVNYNYAQFDFDQAKDPSFEAGFNTPKHRVKVSVGNEKLFENFGFNVSGRWNSEYKWESTFADGIIKSATVIDAQINYALPKLKSVVKLGAANIGGKEYAQVLGAGLIGQQYFASWTINP from the coding sequence ATGAGAGTCTATTTATTAATTATGTTGTTTTTCAGCGGAATATCTTTTGCGCAGAATTCAATTACCGGTTCTGTTACCGATGCGAACAGGCAAGCAATCCCAGGTGCTAATATTGTCGTGGTTGGAAGTTCTACCGGAGCTTCTACCGATTTTGATGGTACATTTAAATTGAATGTCTCTACTAAACCGCCTTTTACGATTAAAGTGACGGCTGTAGGTTTTGAGGCTAAAACAATTAATGTAACCTCCTTGAATCAAAAAATAGAGGTAATGTTAAAAGAAGAAGAAACTAAATTGAATGAGATCGTAGTTTCTGCTTCCAGAACTCCTGAGAGAGTGCTTGAATCTCCGGTAACTATTGAAAGAATGGGAATTCAGGATATTAAGAAAACAGCTTCTCCTTCTTTCTATGATGGTTTGGAAAACCTGAAAGAAGTACAGATGAATACCAGTAGTATGTCTTTTAAATCAATCAATACAAGAGGTTTTGCGACTGTAGCCAATACCCGTTTTATGCAATTGGTAGATGGTATGGATAATTCATCTCCTCTTTTGAATTTCGTTTTAGGGAATTTAATAGGTGTTTCCGAAATAGATGTTCAAAGTGTTGAGTTGTTGCCGGGTGCATCATCTGCTTTGTATGGAGCAAATGCTTTTAACGGAATTTTATTTATGAATAGTAAGAGTCCATTCAATTATCAAGGGGTATCTGCTTATTTTAAATACGGAATGACCTCACAAGATGCTGCAGGAGTAAATAATTACTACGATTTTGGGGTGCGATTTTCGCATGCGTTTAATAAATATTTTGCTGCCAAAGCCAACTTTACTTATATGGAAGCTACAGATTGGTATGCTACAAATTATAATGATAAAACAATTGCAGGAATTGACAGAAGCAATATTAACTATGATGGAATAAATGTATACGGAGACGAAGTTTCTACAAATATAAAAGGCGTAGGACAGTCTTTAGCTGCTTTAGGTCTATTGCCGGCAGCTGCTGTGAATTTGTTGCCAAATACAAATGTTAGTAGAACAGGTTATAACGAAATTGATCTTACCAACAACAAGGCCGGAAATACTAAAATTGATTTTTCATTACACGGAAGACCTTTTGGAGATGACAGATTAGAAATTATCTGGCAAAGTAAATTTGGTACCGGAAATGCGGTTTATCAAGGAGCGAATAGATATTACTTAAATGACTTTTTTATGCAACAACATAAAATCGAATTTAAAGGAAGAAACTTTTTCTTGAGAGGATACACAACTTCAGAAGATGGTGGGCATTCTTATGATATGGTATTTACAGGGATTAATGTAAACAGAAAATGGAAAGATGATAAAACTTGGTTTGGTCAGTATGCGGGAGCTTATGCGCAAGCAACTTTAGGGGGAATGACGCCTGAAAATGCTCATGCAGCTGCAAGAGCTACTGCGGATACAGGGCGTTTTTTACCGGGAACATCAGCGTTTAAGAATGCTTTTAATCAGGTAATTGCTGATGAGAGTGTGCTTACAGGTTCAAAACTGGTTGATAATTCAAGAATATACCATTCTGATTTAAATTATAATTTTAAGGATTTGATAAAAGTTGTTGAAATTCAAGTCGGAGGATCTTATAGATTGTATGAGTTAAATTCTCACGGTAGGATTTATACAGATGCAGATGGGCCTATTAATTATAGTGAATATGGTGCCTATACACAGGTGATGAAAAAGTTTTTAGATGAAAGATTGAAATTTACGGGTTCTATTCGTTATGATAAATCAAAAAATTTCGATGGTAATCTTTCTCCTAGGGTGTCTTTGGTTTATTCAGGAGGAGAGAAAAAGAATCATAATTTCAGAGGATCATTCCAAACCGGTTTCAGAAATCCATCCACTCAAGATCAGTATATTGGATTTAATGTTGGAAATGCGGTGTTGTTAGGTTCTGCACCGGATAATTTATTGCGTTTTACTGAGACTTTAAGTGTTTCAACAACGCAAGGTCAGATTTATGCTGGTGGACCAACAGCGATAATGAATGGGGAAAATGCTTATGGTAATTCATATACAGCAAGTTCTGTAAATGCTTTTAGTGCATTAGCCGGAAGTAATCCTGGTGGTGCATTAGGGCTTTTGAGAAAAACAAATGTTGATTATGTTAAACCGGAAGAGGTTAAGGCATTTGAACTTGGGTATCGTTCCTTTATTAATGATGTTTCTATTGATCTTAATGCTTATTACAATATCTATAATCACTTTATTGGGAATCTAAATGTGGTGGCGCCATATTACGGTACTGCGCAAGATTCGCCTACTGCTTCCGGGGGAGTGCCAAATCCTGAGTTTCTTAAGTCAATTCATGCACTTCAGAACGGGAATTACAGAGCGTATCAGTTGTATACCAATACAGATGTTGAGATTAAATCGTTTGGGTTTGGTGTTGGTCTTTCTAAAAAAATAATTGCTGATTACGAATTAGGTGTGAATTACAACTATGCTCAATTTGACTTTGATCAGGCAAAAGATCCAAGTTTTGAAGCTGGGTTCAATACACCGAAACACAGAGTGAAAGTATCTGTTGGGAATGAGAAATTATTCGAAAACTTCGGATTTAATGTTAGCGGAAGATGGAACAGTGAATACAAATGGGAATCAACATTTGCTGATGGTATAATCAAATCGGCTACTGTAATTGATGCACAGATTAACTATGCACTTCCAAAACTAAAATCAGTTGTAAAATTAGGAGCTGCAAATATTGGAGGAAAAGAATATGCTCAGGTACTTGGTGCCGGATTAATCGGCCAACAGTATTTTGCTTCTTGGACAATCAATCCATAA
- the glmS gene encoding glutamine--fructose-6-phosphate transaminase (isomerizing), with amino-acid sequence MCGIVGYIGHREAYPIIIKGLKRLEYRGYDSAGVMLYDGQDSIKLCKTKGKVSDLEAKTKEGFSTNGTIGIGHTRWATHGVPNDVNSHPHLSNSGELVIIHNGIIENYAPLKEELIKRGYTFKSDTDTEVLVNLIEEVQKNEGIKLGKAVQIALNQVVGAYAIAVFDKKNPNEIVAARLGSPLAIGVGEGEFFIASDASPFIEYTSNAIYLEDGEMANIRLHKPLKVRKIKDDSLVDPYIQQLQMNLEQIEKGGYDHFMLKEIYEQPSVIKDTYRGRLHANEGIVQMAGVEDNIEKFLNAKRILIVACGTSWHAGLVAEYIFEEFTRIPVEVEYASEFRYRNPIINKDDVVIAISQSGETADTMAAIKLAKENGAFVFGVCNVVGSSISRESHAGAYTHAGPEIGVASTKAFTTQITVLTMIALRLGKAKGTLSNSDFHAYLQELEIIPEKVAEALETNDRAKEIAAAFKDAPNCLYLGRGYNFPVALEGALKLKEISYIHAEGYPAAEMKHGPIALIDEHMPVIVIAPKQGHYDKIVSNIQEIKSRSGKIIAVVTKGDTQVRELADYVIEIPETSDALSPLITTIPLQLLSYYIAVMRGCNVDQPRNLAKSVTVE; translated from the coding sequence ATGTGTGGAATTGTTGGATATATAGGTCATAGAGAGGCGTATCCTATTATTATTAAGGGATTAAAACGACTCGAATACAGAGGATATGATAGTGCCGGGGTTATGTTGTATGACGGCCAGGATAGCATAAAACTTTGTAAAACAAAAGGTAAGGTTTCAGATCTTGAAGCTAAGACTAAAGAAGGATTTAGTACAAACGGAACTATAGGAATCGGACATACCCGTTGGGCAACTCATGGGGTGCCAAATGATGTGAATTCGCACCCACATCTTTCTAATTCCGGAGAATTGGTAATTATTCATAATGGAATTATTGAGAATTATGCACCTCTTAAAGAAGAATTAATAAAAAGAGGCTATACTTTTAAATCGGATACGGATACAGAAGTATTGGTAAATCTGATTGAAGAAGTGCAGAAAAATGAAGGTATCAAGCTTGGTAAAGCAGTTCAGATTGCTTTAAATCAGGTTGTGGGTGCTTACGCAATTGCGGTTTTTGATAAAAAGAATCCAAATGAAATTGTGGCGGCAAGACTAGGTAGCCCTTTGGCTATTGGTGTTGGAGAAGGTGAATTTTTTATTGCTTCTGATGCATCTCCTTTTATTGAGTATACGTCAAATGCAATTTATCTTGAGGATGGTGAAATGGCAAACATCAGATTGCATAAACCACTTAAAGTTAGAAAAATAAAGGATGATTCTTTGGTTGATCCTTACATTCAGCAGCTTCAGATGAATTTGGAGCAGATTGAAAAAGGAGGCTATGATCACTTTATGTTAAAAGAAATTTACGAGCAACCAAGTGTAATTAAGGATACATACAGAGGAAGACTTCATGCAAATGAAGGAATTGTTCAGATGGCTGGTGTTGAGGATAATATTGAGAAATTCTTAAATGCAAAGCGTATTTTAATCGTGGCTTGTGGAACTTCTTGGCATGCCGGTTTAGTGGCTGAGTATATCTTTGAAGAATTCACTCGTATTCCGGTTGAAGTAGAATATGCTTCTGAATTCAGATACCGTAATCCGATCATTAATAAAGATGATGTGGTAATCGCTATTTCTCAATCAGGAGAAACGGCTGATACTATGGCGGCTATTAAATTAGCAAAAGAAAACGGTGCTTTTGTATTCGGAGTTTGTAATGTGGTAGGTTCTTCTATTTCAAGAGAGAGCCATGCAGGTGCTTATACACACGCAGGTCCGGAAATTGGAGTAGCTTCAACTAAAGCATTTACAACTCAGATTACGGTTTTGACAATGATTGCTTTGCGATTAGGTAAAGCTAAAGGGACTTTGTCAAATAGTGATTTTCATGCCTACTTACAGGAATTAGAGATAATCCCAGAGAAAGTAGCCGAAGCATTAGAAACAAACGATCGTGCAAAAGAGATTGCAGCAGCTTTTAAAGATGCTCCAAACTGTTTGTATTTAGGTCGTGGATATAATTTCCCTGTGGCACTTGAAGGTGCTTTAAAACTTAAAGAGATCTCTTATATTCATGCAGAAGGATATCCGGCGGCAGAAATGAAGCACGGTCCAATTGCCTTGATTGATGAGCATATGCCGGTAATTGTAATTGCACCTAAACAAGGTCATTATGATAAGATCGTTAGTAACATCCAGGAAATTAAATCACGTAGTGGTAAAATTATCGCTGTTGTGACTAAGGGAGATACTCAGGTTCGCGAGTTAGCGGATTATGTGATCGAAATTCCGGAAACTTCGGATGCTTTATCTCCGCTAATTACTACTATACCATTGCAGTTACTTTCGTACTATATTGCAGTAATGAGAGGATGTAATGTAGATCAACCACGTAATTTGGCAAAATCAGTTACAGTAGAATAG
- a CDS encoding aminotransferase class I/II-fold pyridoxal phosphate-dependent enzyme has translation MKLPENLIQKLENRKQNNSLRQLPSFNNLVDFSSNDYIGFSKSESVFKLAHHYLIENELIQNGATGSRLISGNHSLYQITESFVAQFHDAESALIFNSGYDANVGFFGAVPQRNDVILYDELSHASIRDGIIMSNAKSYRFNHNDFEDLERLILKFPDTTIYIVTETVFSMDGDSPNLEELVVLSEKYNCFLVVDEAHTLGVFGEKGEGLMQYLQLHNRIFARIMTFGKGLGCHGAAVLGSVELKEYLINFARSFIYTTGLSPHSVSTILTAYQHLETEKLVIEKLRMNIIFFNQQKNLLGLKPMFVRSKSAIQSAIVPGNENVKKLAQQLQDKGFDVKPILSPTVPEGQERLRFCIHSYNSEEEISQVLQSLGNFVF, from the coding sequence ATGAAATTACCTGAAAATCTTATCCAAAAGCTTGAAAACAGAAAGCAGAATAATTCGCTGAGACAATTACCAAGTTTTAATAATCTTGTTGATTTTTCTTCTAACGACTATATTGGGTTTTCTAAATCGGAATCTGTTTTTAAACTTGCACATCATTATTTAATCGAAAACGAACTCATTCAGAATGGAGCGACGGGATCACGATTAATTTCAGGGAACCATTCGTTGTATCAAATCACCGAATCTTTTGTAGCGCAGTTTCATGATGCTGAATCAGCTTTAATCTTTAATTCGGGTTACGATGCCAATGTTGGTTTTTTCGGCGCTGTACCGCAACGAAATGATGTTATTCTGTATGATGAATTGAGTCACGCTTCGATTCGTGATGGGATTATCATGTCTAATGCCAAATCCTATCGATTTAACCATAATGACTTTGAAGATTTAGAACGACTTATTCTTAAATTTCCGGATACGACTATTTACATTGTTACCGAAACTGTTTTTTCTATGGATGGAGATAGTCCGAATTTAGAAGAATTGGTCGTACTCTCTGAAAAATACAATTGCTTTCTGGTGGTTGATGAAGCACATACATTGGGTGTCTTTGGGGAAAAAGGGGAGGGATTAATGCAGTATTTGCAGTTGCACAATCGTATTTTCGCCCGCATCATGACTTTCGGAAAAGGGTTGGGGTGCCATGGAGCAGCTGTCTTAGGGAGTGTTGAACTTAAAGAATACCTAATCAACTTTGCCAGAAGTTTCATTTATACTACGGGATTGTCTCCGCATTCGGTATCTACAATTCTGACTGCTTACCAGCATTTGGAAACTGAAAAGTTGGTTATCGAGAAGTTACGAATGAATATTATCTTTTTTAATCAGCAAAAAAACTTGTTGGGTTTGAAGCCCATGTTTGTTCGAAGTAAATCGGCTATTCAGTCGGCGATCGTTCCGGGCAACGAAAATGTAAAAAAACTGGCGCAACAACTACAAGATAAAGGTTTTGATGTAAAACCAATACTCTCTCCAACCGTTCCGGAAGGGCAGGAAAGACTTCGTTTCTGTATTCATAGTTATAATTCGGAAGAGGAAATCAGTCAGGTTTTGCAGTCATTAGGCAATTTTGTGTTTTAG
- a CDS encoding F0F1 ATP synthase subunit epsilon: MTLEIVSPEAKLFSGEVTSVTVPGVDGSFQILNHHAPIVSILEKGTVKIVASSFSFSKEVAGKFTKVNDQTYTLEIESGTIEMKDNKIIVLAD, from the coding sequence ATGACTTTAGAAATAGTATCACCAGAAGCAAAATTATTTTCAGGAGAAGTAACTTCGGTTACAGTACCTGGAGTTGATGGAAGCTTTCAAATATTGAATCATCACGCTCCTATCGTTTCTATTTTAGAAAAAGGAACTGTTAAAATTGTAGCTTCAAGCTTCAGTTTTTCTAAAGAAGTAGCGGGTAAATTCACGAAAGTAAATGATCAAACCTATACTTTGGAAATTGAATCAGGTACTATCGAAATGAAAGACAATAAGATAATTGTTTTAGCAGACTAA